The genomic DNA CTACTTTGCCTGCAAAGCGATGAGCGAGCAGTATGCGGGTAACAGCTTCAAAGACGGCCAGAAGTTTTACTGGCAGGCCGATCAGGAGAATAGCGACTATGTGCTGTTCGTCGGCGCCAACCTGTTCGATGGCAACTATGGCCCCACCAATCGCGCCATGCGCATGACCCAGCGACTGGCCGACGGTAAGCTGAAGATGACCGTGCTCGACCCCCGGTTCACGAAACTGGCCAGCAAGTCCCAACGGTGGGTGCCGATTCAGCCGGGGACCGACGCTGCTTTTGCCATGGGAATGACCAGATGGATCCTTGAGAACAAGCGGTTCGACGGAAAGTACCTGGCCAACTGCAACAAGGCTGCTGCTAGCGCCGACAAGGAGGCTACCTGGAGCAACAGCGCCTGGCTGGTGAAGCTGGACAAGGAAGGAAAGCCGGGCAAGTTCCTCCGCGCCCACGAGATCGGTCTCAAGCCTGCGGAAAAGCGAAAAGACAAGGACGGCAAGGAGTTCGACTTCGAATATCTTGTCACCATGGTTGATGGCAAGCCGCTGGCCTTTGATCCCAATGACGACAAGAGCGGCGTCAAGGGCGAACTGTTCGTCACAGCTGAACTAAAGGATAGCGAAGGTAAGCCGGTCAAGGTAAAGAGCGGCCTGCAGCTTATGCTGGAGGCATCTCAGGAAAAGTCCATCGCTGACTATGCCAAGATCTGCGGCACCGATAGCGCCACCATCGAGACAGTAGCCAAGGAGTTCACCAGCTACGGCAAAAAGGCCTGCGTCGACATGCATCGCGGCCCAGCCCAGCACACTAACGGCTTCTACAACATCTCATCCCTGATGAACCTCAACCTGCTCATCGGTAACTTCGACTGGAAGGGGGGGATGATCGCCGCAGCGACGTTCAACACCGACGGCACCAGCACCAGCAGCGACAAACAGCCGTTCAACTTCAAAAAGATTGGTCCTAAGGGGCTCAAAACCTTCGGCACTTCGATTATCCGCCACGACTGGAAGTATGAGGAGTCATCCCTGTTCAAGGGGAAAGAGTCATACCCGGCCAAACGCAACTGGTGGCCACTCTCTTCCGACGTCTATGAAGAGATCCTCCCTTCCATTGCCGACGGCTACCCTTATCAGGCCAAGATCGTCTTCTCCTACATGGGGGCGCCGACCTACTCGCTGCCGGCCGGCCATACCAACATGGAGGCGCTGGTCAACCTGGAGAAACTGCCACTGTACATTGCCAGCGACATCCTGGTGGGACCGACGTCCATGTACGCCGACTACATCATCCCGGACCTCCACTACCTGGAGCGCTGGGAGTTCCAGGGTTCGCACCCCAACATGCCGGTACGGGTCCAGCCGGTGCGCCAGCCGGTCATCGCCTCTCCCAACGAGATTGTGACGGTCTTCGGTGAGCAGCAGCCAATTTCCTACGAAACCTTCTGGCTTGCCCTGGCCGAGAAGCTGGGGATCAAGGGTTTCGGTAGAAACGGCTTCGGTGAAGGGCAGGATTTTACCCGGCCAGACGACTTCTACATCAGGATGGTGGCCAACATCGCCCTTGACCGGAAAGAGCCGGTGGCCGACGCCGGCCAAGCAGAGATCGACCTGTTCCTGAAGAGCCGTCGTCACTTGCCCAAAAATGTCTTTAACCCTGAACGCTGGCAGAAAATTGCCGGTGCCGCCTGGCCCAAGGTGGTAACGATCCTGAACCGCGGCGGTCGCTTCGACAGCCAGTCTGCCACGTATAAGGGCGATCATGTTGCCAACAAGTACGGTAAACTGATCAACCTTTACCAGGAGAAGACCGCCGGCTGCAAGGACGCCTTCACCGGCAAGAGCTTTTATGGTTCAGCCCGTTATGTCCCGGTTGCCGACACCATGGGGAATGACACTAAAAAGCAATCCGATGGTTACCCGCTGCATCTGATCACACAGCGGGATGTGCGCCACTGCAAGGCAAGAACCATCACCAATCAGTACCTGACCGACTCAATGCCGGAAAACGGGATCATCATCCATAGCAGCGATGCTCAAAAACTAGGGGTGAAGACCGGCGACAAAGTGAAGGTGGTGTCTGCCACCAACCCGGACGGTGTCTATAACCTGCAAAATGGCAAAATGAAACCGATGATCGGCAAGGTGCAGGTCACCGAGACCATCCGCCCCGGAGTTGTTACCTTTACCCTGGGCCACGGTCACTGGGACTCTGGCGCCGAGGATGTCACCATTGACGGCAAGGTCATCAAAGCCGACAAACGCCGGGCTGCCGGGGTCCACGCCAACGCCGCCATGTGGATCGATCCACACCTGAAAAACACCTGCATGATCGACAAGGTTGGCGGCAGCGTCTCCTTTTACGATACTAAAATAAAGCTGGTCAAGGTGTAGCTTCTGGGAAAAACCTTGCGGAACAGCGGGCTGCCGGCAACGGTAGCCCGTTGTTATTTGGTGGGGCGGAAAATGTCGTGGCAGATGATTCGGGAATAGGGCGGCACAATTCCAAGGGTGCTTCAATAATCCTCGATTTCTCTCCTGAGTTGCTGTTCGCGATACAGTGCCGCATACTTGCCGCCGAGCTCAAGCAGCTGGGCATGGCTCCCTTGCTCAGCGATGCGACCATCTTCAAGGGCAATGATCAGGTCGCAATCCCGCAAGGCCGAGATCCGGTGAGAGACGATGATGACCGTCCGATTGCCATAGTAGTTGGCGAGATTGGCGAGGATCTCCTCCTCGGTTTTGGCATCCACTGCTGAAAGAGGGTCGTCGAGAATCATGATGGCCGGATCCTTGAGCAATGCCCTGGCAATGGCGGTTCGTTGCTTTTGCCCGCCGGACAGCGTAATGCCCCGTTCGCCTACCAATGTTGCATAGCCCTCCGGAAACCTGCACACTTCGTCATGAAGCCCTGCCATTCTGGCTGCTTCAGCAATCTCGTCTTCGCTTGCCCCTTCCTTGCCATAGGCGATATTTTCGGCAATAGTTCGCGAAAACAGGAACCCTTCCTGGGGGACAAAGCCAATGGCATCGCGTAACAGCGCCAGAGAAATCCGATTGATGTCGATGCCGTCAATGAAAATCATGTCGTTTTCAACGCGATACAGCCGGGCAAGCAAGCGGACCAGGGTAGATTTACCGGAACCAATCGGGCCAACGATGCCGAGCCTGGCGCCTTTGGCGATTTTCAGCGATATCCCGTGCAGAATAGTCTCGGCTCCATAGGAAAACACCACATTGCGCAGTTCCAGATCGCCCTGAAGAGCCGCGATAGCTGCAGGCTCCGCAGGCTCATCCACCCGCGGCTCTGCCTGGAGAATCCAGTTAAGCCGCTCCATGGAAGCAGCACCGCGTTGCGACAGATTGAGTATCCAGCCAAGCATTATGGTCGGCCAGATCAGCATTGCCAGATAGCCGTTGAAGGCGACAAAATCTCCAAGTGTCAGGGCGCCTGCCACAACTTTGCCCCCGCCAAC from Geoanaerobacter pelophilus includes the following:
- a CDS encoding molybdopterin-dependent oxidoreductase produces the protein MSNNGMSRRDFMKKAAITGCGAIVASQLDFARGLITRVEAGEITAAEAYELMKAENTLYTVCLNCNTGCGIKVKILDGVAVKIDGNPYNPFNLHPHLEMKEAPESAVKVDAGLCPKGQAGHQGAYDPYRITKVLKRAGKRGENKWQTIPFDQAVTEIINGGALFKHVAGEENRQVTGLKELYALKDSKVFEEMGHDIAALRKKKPEERAKAIGEFKTKHHANLGVLIDPDHPDFGPKNNQFVYFWGRKKGGRSNFAAAFTSAFGTANTHGHTTVCQGSLYFACKAMSEQYAGNSFKDGQKFYWQADQENSDYVLFVGANLFDGNYGPTNRAMRMTQRLADGKLKMTVLDPRFTKLASKSQRWVPIQPGTDAAFAMGMTRWILENKRFDGKYLANCNKAAASADKEATWSNSAWLVKLDKEGKPGKFLRAHEIGLKPAEKRKDKDGKEFDFEYLVTMVDGKPLAFDPNDDKSGVKGELFVTAELKDSEGKPVKVKSGLQLMLEASQEKSIADYAKICGTDSATIETVAKEFTSYGKKACVDMHRGPAQHTNGFYNISSLMNLNLLIGNFDWKGGMIAAATFNTDGTSTSSDKQPFNFKKIGPKGLKTFGTSIIRHDWKYEESSLFKGKESYPAKRNWWPLSSDVYEEILPSIADGYPYQAKIVFSYMGAPTYSLPAGHTNMEALVNLEKLPLYIASDILVGPTSMYADYIIPDLHYLERWEFQGSHPNMPVRVQPVRQPVIASPNEIVTVFGEQQPISYETFWLALAEKLGIKGFGRNGFGEGQDFTRPDDFYIRMVANIALDRKEPVADAGQAEIDLFLKSRRHLPKNVFNPERWQKIAGAAWPKVVTILNRGGRFDSQSATYKGDHVANKYGKLINLYQEKTAGCKDAFTGKSFYGSARYVPVADTMGNDTKKQSDGYPLHLITQRDVRHCKARTITNQYLTDSMPENGIIIHSSDAQKLGVKTGDKVKVVSATNPDGVYNLQNGKMKPMIGKVQVTETIRPGVVTFTLGHGHWDSGAEDVTIDGKVIKADKRRAAGVHANAAMWIDPHLKNTCMIDKVGGSVSFYDTKIKLVKV
- a CDS encoding ABC transporter ATP-binding protein is translated as MQIRRRSYLLGGLFLLATNGCALFIPWLLKLAVESLQSLHTAPHPPSFYGGLIIGAALLHGTVRVFSRTTLLHAARGIEYQIRDELYARLLKLDQSFFAGERTGDLISRFSNDLTNVRMLVGFGVLNIINSFVIYIAALALMIRLSPALTVFAVIPFPVMIFIVKRMSASMFRRSKKSQEELARLTAAVEENVSAAPLIKAYCREDAAIASFREASGRYMASNMRVAQLRGFMIPVMAATGATGTLIVLLVGGGKVVAGALTLGDFVAFNGYLAMLIWPTIMLGWILNLSQRGAASMERLNWILQAEPRVDEPAEPAAIAALQGDLELRNVVFSYGAETILHGISLKIAKGARLGIVGPIGSGKSTLVRLLARLYRVENDMIFIDGIDINRISLALLRDAIGFVPQEGFLFSRTIAENIAYGKEGASEDEIAEAARMAGLHDEVCRFPEGYATLVGERGITLSGGQKQRTAIARALLKDPAIMILDDPLSAVDAKTEEEILANLANYYGNRTVIIVSHRISALRDCDLIIALEDGRIAEQGSHAQLLELGGKYAALYREQQLRREIEDY